In a single window of the Tribolium castaneum strain GA2 chromosome 8, icTriCast1.1, whole genome shotgun sequence genome:
- the Prosbeta3 gene encoding proteasome subunit beta type-3 isoform X1: MSNNIQSILAYNGGAMVAMKGDKCVSIASDKRFGIQAQTIATNFQKIFEMGPHLYVGLPGLATDTQTVMEKLRFRKNLYELKENRPMSPKVFSAMLSNMLYENRFGPFFVEPIVAGLDPGTYEPYICNMDLIGCPNQPNDFVVGGTASSQLFGMCESLWEPNLGPDDLFETTSQALINAFDRDAISGWGAVVYIIEKDKVTVRDLKTRMD; the protein is encoded by the exons ATGTCGAATAATATCCAG TCGATTTTGGCATACAATGGGGGCGCCATGGTGGCGATGAAAGGCGACAAATGCGTCTCGATCGCGTCAGACAAGCGTTTCGGCATTCAAGCCCAGACAATCGCCACCAATTTCCAGAAAATCTTCGAAATGGGCCCCCACCTCTACGTGGGGCTGCCCGGCCTCGCCACTGACACCCAAACCGTCATGGAGAAACTCCGCTTCAGGAAAAACCTCTACGAATTGAAGGAGAACCGTCCAATGTCGCCCAAAGTTTTCAGTGCTATGCTTTCAAACATGTTGTATGAAAACAGATTTGGGCCGTTTTTCGTTGAGCCAATTGTGGCAGGTTTGGACCCGGGGACGTACGAACCGTACATTTGCAACATGGACTTGATCGGGTGCCCCAATCAGCCCAATGATTTCGTGGTGGGGGGCACAGCCTCCAGCCAGCTTTTCGGGATGTGCGAGTCGCTGTGGGAGCCCAATTTGGGGCCGGATGATTTGTTCGAGACCACGTCGCAGGCGCTGATTAATGCCTTTGATCGGGATGCCATTTCGGGGTGGGGGGCTGTGGTTTATATCAT TGAGAAGGATAAGGTCACAGTGAGGGATCTGAAGACGCGGAtggattga
- the Prosbeta3 gene encoding proteasome subunit beta type-3 isoform X2 — translation MSILAYNGGAMVAMKGDKCVSIASDKRFGIQAQTIATNFQKIFEMGPHLYVGLPGLATDTQTVMEKLRFRKNLYELKENRPMSPKVFSAMLSNMLYENRFGPFFVEPIVAGLDPGTYEPYICNMDLIGCPNQPNDFVVGGTASSQLFGMCESLWEPNLGPDDLFETTSQALINAFDRDAISGWGAVVYIIEKDKVTVRDLKTRMD, via the exons ATG TCGATTTTGGCATACAATGGGGGCGCCATGGTGGCGATGAAAGGCGACAAATGCGTCTCGATCGCGTCAGACAAGCGTTTCGGCATTCAAGCCCAGACAATCGCCACCAATTTCCAGAAAATCTTCGAAATGGGCCCCCACCTCTACGTGGGGCTGCCCGGCCTCGCCACTGACACCCAAACCGTCATGGAGAAACTCCGCTTCAGGAAAAACCTCTACGAATTGAAGGAGAACCGTCCAATGTCGCCCAAAGTTTTCAGTGCTATGCTTTCAAACATGTTGTATGAAAACAGATTTGGGCCGTTTTTCGTTGAGCCAATTGTGGCAGGTTTGGACCCGGGGACGTACGAACCGTACATTTGCAACATGGACTTGATCGGGTGCCCCAATCAGCCCAATGATTTCGTGGTGGGGGGCACAGCCTCCAGCCAGCTTTTCGGGATGTGCGAGTCGCTGTGGGAGCCCAATTTGGGGCCGGATGATTTGTTCGAGACCACGTCGCAGGCGCTGATTAATGCCTTTGATCGGGATGCCATTTCGGGGTGGGGGGCTGTGGTTTATATCAT TGAGAAGGATAAGGTCACAGTGAGGGATCTGAAGACGCGGAtggattga
- the LOC657693 gene encoding protein Fer3: MKMSFSSDHGPWEGNNHADFPNYPNEIGGYSGLWDPHHCLGGQNPALGSYPDILTAFNSELVWPRQQCGGLVGNRLGRNGPQNGPQSQKKPRRRVATLAQRRAANIRERRRMFNLNEAFDKLRRKVPTFAYEKRLSRIETLRLAITYISFMSELLHGHPPDHKSPDMYPQREYIPYGLIN, translated from the exons ATGAAAATGTCGTTTTCTAGTGATCATGGACCGTGGGAAGGGAACAAT catGCCGATTTTCCCAACTACCCCAACGAAATCGGGGGGTACAGCGGCCTCTGGGACCCCCATCACTGTCTCGGGGGGCAAAACCCGGCCCTGGGCAGTTACCCTGACATTCTCACCgcatttaattcagaattag TGTGGCCCCGGCAACAGTGTGGGGGCCTTGTGGGTAACCGTTTGGGGCGCAACGGCCCCCAGAACGGCCCCCAAAGCCAGAAAAAGCCACGCAGAAGAGTGGCAACTTTGGCGCAACGGCGAGCTGCCAATATACGGGAAAGACGCAGGATGTTTAACCTTAACGAAGCGTTCGATAAATTACGaagaaaa GTACCAACGTTTGCCTACGAAAAGAGACTTTCAAGGATTGAAACTCTTCGTCTTGCGATTACTTATATTAGTTTCATGTCGGAGTTGCTGCATGGGCACCCCCCGGATCACAAGAGCCCTGACATGTACCCCCAGAGGGAGTACATCCCTTATGGTTTAATTAACTAG
- the LOC135267019 gene encoding uncharacterized protein LOC135267019: protein MESTQLYLNEQLVTITADAHTVKKLNEDDQYLADYVNKAAKMGQFHFLFTHDPNLRRIVVKRAPAALQTVWHKKGRPSESDNFATDLLLKLCNSDKYSTRFKSGHSLKNKLWEEIAAEMRTAGFDVDEAKCAQKFNSLAQKGPETGELYTEMRKGFESEEEDDEWVPRSNRKRKSEEDDADFFKKLVKKNCKLKEERYKEMCGLIRRKNELLEEKLKQNQEIITLLGKLVKN from the coding sequence ATGGAGTCCACCCAGCTTTACCTCAACGAGCAGCTCGTGACCATAACCGCGGACGCCCACaccgttaaaaaattaaatgaagaCGACCAATACCTCGCCGATTACGTGAACAAAGCGGCAAAAATGGGCCAATTCCACTTCCTCTTCACCCACGACCCGAATTTGCGCCGAATCGTCGTCAAACGCGCCCCAGCCGCGCTCCAAACCGTTTGGCACAAAAAAGGCCGGCCGTCAGAAAGCGACAATTTCGCCACCgatcttttactaaaactttGCAATTCTGATAAATACTCCACCAGATTCAAAAGCGGCCACAGTTTGAAGAACAAACTGTGGGAGGAAATCGCCGCTGAGATGCGAACGGCGGGCTTTGACGTCGACGAGGCAAAATGTGCCCAGAAATTCAACAGTTTGGCGCAGAAAGGCCCAGAAACGGGCGAGTTGTACACGGAGATGAGAAAGGGTTTTGAGAGTGAGGAGGAGGACGATGAGTGGGTGCCCAGAAGTAatagaaaaaggaaaagtgaGGAAGATGATGCCGATTTTTTCAAGAAGTTGGttaagaaaaattgtaaactgaAGGAGGAGCGGTATAAGGAGATGTGTGGGTTGATTAGGCGCAAAAATGAGTTGCTTGAAGAGAAGTTGAAGCAGAACCAAGAAATTATAACACTTTTGGGGAAATTGGTTAAGAATTAA
- the LOC135266855 gene encoding uncharacterized protein LOC135266855 — protein MYRLFAVKPQPETQLFGEFDKNKSKNYKIIRTVFFIYLMKAHFLLNFVNIIVTNFTLAVLCQINRETRFGKKPMFVMNLPRIFYVLLFFFVQMWALWAQKTKPNLTQATPINQAAIIKVRCNHGYRLINGVCRKIYF, from the exons ATGTACCGCTTATTTGCCGTCAAA CCACAaccagaaacgcaattatttggcgaatttgacaaaaacaagtcaaaaaattacaaaattattagaacagttttttttatttatctgatgaaagcacattttttgttaaattttgttaatatt ATCGTCACAAATTTCACGTTGGCAGTACTGTGCCAGATAAATAGAGAAACTAGATTTGGTAAAAAACCAATGTTTGTCATGAATCTGCCACGCATTTTTTACgtgttactgttttttttcgtGCAAATGTGGGCACTTTGGGCCCAGAAAACCAAACCTAACCTCACTCAAGCAACACCGATAAATCAAGCGGCAATTATCAAAGTGCGGTGTAATCACGGCTACCGATTAATTAACGGTGTTTGTCGCAAGATTTACTTCTAA
- the LOC661703 gene encoding titin homolog — translation MSMLAERKVKQRWSLNPRGKDWSDDSSKFGQKMLEKMGWSKGKGLGAKENGIVEHVKISYKNDSKGMGYKETNDQWTEHDSNFNALLQSLPGAKPESNDVKIASLEQKSQSSRVRVHYKKFTRGKDLSRCSEKDLANIFGKKSLKEAPKTPETEEIHEEKSNFSHNGSMVDYFKKKLPNFGKKNGYVIGNNGVLKKESESEEESYNGFGFKTPKKIKKENEGLSNPAFDPLCGSVEVQKHVLNTIKEEIEDGVKISEENDTFVVEESNKTQNVEESDAQTSKKKKKKKNEDSFPIDERETSDNFEVKRKKKNRNSEDCKPGGDSEVKRKKKRKNNEDSLAIDNPNFDINCTYDCDNSSSNDFEVKRKKKKKNNEDTVAIDNPSFDFATSELGNSQRSADFEVKRKKKVKKSEDSVAIDNPSFDFATSELGNSQRSADFEVKRKKKVKKSEDSVAIDNPSFDFATSELGNSQRSADFEVKRKKKVKKSEDSVAIDNPSFDFATSELGDSQMSADFEVKRKKKVKKSEDSVAIDNPSFDFATSELGDSQMSADFEVKRKKKVKKSEDLVAIDNPSFDFATSELGDSQMSADFEVKRKKKVKKSEDSVAIDNPSFDCTTSEHENSQVGSDFAVRRKKKRKIEDSFAIVNPNFDINSTNGCDSTPSNDFEVKRKKKKKSEDTDKSIDNPSFNGSLNDSQKEEPEATFDLILNVTATPVAPPPPLKLSSIKRRKSVRFSDVNEERIIPNNGDLENRNELFDINSQVIQNGLNNSVDQDVEEMSKKFDGFQAEIENDMNEAKARRFVGQVGDPRGENEKLPNGTKLKFKYAKFGRTPPWARNTTKAKSSYKHLIKGDIILSFNNTNLHEIVGYGNK, via the exons atgtCGATGCTTGCCGAACGTAAAGTCAAGCAACGGTGGTCTTTGAACCCTCGTGGCAAGGACTGGAGTGACG attCGAGtaaatttgggcaaaaaatgctcgaaaaaATGGGCTGGTCCAAGGGCAAGGGCTTGGGGGCTAAAGAGAACGGAATTGTGGAACAcgttaaaatttcttacaagaATGACAGTAAAG GCATGGGGTACAAGGAAACCAACGACCAGTGGACTGAACACGACAGTAATTTCAACGCCTTGCTTCAGTCGCTTCCGGGGGCGAAGCCCGAGTCAAATGACGTCAAAATCGCCTCACTTGAGCAAAAATCGCAAAGTTCACGCGTACGCGTCcactataaaaaattcacCAGAGGCAAAGACTTGAGTCGTTGTAGTGAGAAAGATTTAGCCAacattttcggaaaaaaaagCCTGAAAGAGGCGCCAAAAACGCCCGAAACTGAAGAAATTCAcgaagaaaaaagtaatttcaGTCATAACGGTTCTATGgttgattatttcaaaaaaaagttaccAAATTTTGGGAAAAAGAACGGTTACGTGATTGGTAACAATGGCGTGCTGAAGAAAGAGTCAGAATCGGAGGAAGAAAGCTACAATGGATTCGGTTTTAAAACAccgaagaaaattaaaaaagaaaatgaaggGTTGAGTAATCCGGCTTTTGATCCACTTTGTGGCAGTGTTGAGGTGCAAAAGCACGTCTTGAATACAATTAAAGAAGAAATTGAAGATGGAGTCAAAATTAGTGAAGAAAATGATACTTTTGTTGTCGAAGAAAGCAACAAAACGCAAAATGTTGAAGAAAGTGACGCTCAAACTagcaaaaaaaagaagaaaaagaagaatgAAGATTCGTTTCCGATTGACGAACGGGAAACAAGTGACAATTTTGAGGTGAAaaggaagaagaaaaatagGAATAGTGAAGATTGCAAACCAGGTGGTGATTCTGAAgtcaaaagaaagaagaaaaggAAGAATAATGAAGATTCGTTGGCGATTGACAACCCAAATTTTGACATTAATTGTACATATGATTGTGACAATAGTTCGAGTAACGATTTTGAAgtcaaaagaaagaagaaaaagaagaataaTGAAGATACGGTGGCGATTGACAATCCAAGCTTTGATTTTGCAACAAGTGAGCTTGGAAATAGTCAAAGAAGTGCCGATTTTGAAGTTAAAAGGAAGAAGAAAGTGAAGAAAAGTGAAGATTCGGTGGCTATTGACAACCCCAGCTTTGATTTTGCAACAAGTGAGCTTGGGAATAGTCAAAGAAGTGCCGATTTTGAAGTTAAAAGGAAGAAGAAAGTGAAGAAAAGTGAAGATTCGGTGGCTATTGACAACCCCAGCTTTGATTTTGCAACAAGTGAGCTTGGGAATAGTCAAAGAAGTGCCGATTTTGAAGTTAAAAGGAAGAAGAAAGTGAAGAAAAGTGAAGATTCGGTGGCTATTGACAACCCCAGCTTTGATTTTGCAACAAGTGAGCTTGGGGATAGTCAAATGAGTGCCGATTTTGAAGttaaaagaaagaagaaagtGAAGAAAAGTGAAGATTCGGTGGCTATTGACAACCCCAGCTTTGATTTTGCAACAAGTGAGCTTGGGGATAGTCAAATGAGTGCCGATTTTGAAGttaaaagaaagaagaaagtGAAGAAAAGTGAAGATTTGGTGGCTATTGACAACCCCAGCTTTGATTTTGCAACAAGTGAGCTTGGGGATAGTCAAATGAGTGCCGATTTTGAAGttaaaagaaagaagaaagtGAAGAAAAGTGAAGATTCAGTGGCTATTGACAACCCCAGCTTTGATTGTACAACCAGTGAGCATGAAAACAGTCAAGTGGGCAGCGATTTTGCAGttagaagaaagaagaaaaggAAGATTGAAGATTCGTTTGCCATTGTCAACCCAAATTTTGACATTAATAGTACAAATGGTTGCGACTCCACTCCAAGTAATGATTTTGAAGTCAAAcggaagaaaaagaagaaaagtgAAGATACAGATAAGTCTATAGATAATCCAAGTTTCAACGGTTCGCTAAATGACAGTCAGAAAGAAGAACCAGAGGCCACtttcgatttaattttaaacgtgACAGCGACCCCGGTTGCCCCCCCACCCCCTCTGAAACTTTCTTCAATTAAACGAAGAAAGAGCGTCCGGTTTAGTGACGTAAATGAAGAACGTATAATTCCAAACAATGGAGATTTGGAAAATCGAAACGAACTTTTCGATATTAATTCACAAGTCATTCAAAATGGACTTAATAACAGTGTGGACCAAGATGTTGAAGAAATGTCGAAGAAATTTGACGGGTTTCAGGCCGAAATCGAGAACGATATGAACGAAGCCAAAGCTAGGAGATTTGTTGGTCAAGTTGGCGATCCTAGGGGGGAGAATGAAAAGTTACCAAATGGTACcaaacttaaatttaaatatgcgAAGTTTGGGAGAACACCGCCATGGGCTAGAAATACCACGAAAGCGAAAAGTTCATACAAGCATTTGATCAAAGGGGatataattttaagttttaataacACAAATTTACATGAAATTGTAGGTTACGGGAATAAATAA